The nucleotide sequence TGCACGTATTGATGGTTTTTTCAGTTTGTCCAAGGCCGAACTTTACTTTGAGGTCGACTACTGGGACTGCGTGACCTCTTAAATTGATCACGCCACAGATATAGTCCGGCGTTCTCGGCATTCTAGTAATGGTCACATACTCAAGAACTTCTCTTACATGATTGATACTTAGGGCGTATAGCCCTTTTTCAAGTGTAAAAGTTAAGTACTGATCATCGCAACTATCTGTTGGTTCTTTCATCGACGCCTCCCCATCAGTTTTCCGAACTCCAGGTGAGTGCTTTTGCTATTGTTTTGATGAAGTAGCCTGGCGTTGTTGCTGTGAGTGAACAAATATGTTCGGATTAGCGACAATTGCATATTTGCTCTTGTATTCCATTGGTACACACTGTTAGGAGTTTGAAGTCTATCTCCTTTTTACCCCTGTTGCAAAACTTTTTCTAGATAAATGTTTTAGTAAAAGGCGTTGCGCATACGAGCCCAAGGTGCTAATTTTCAAAATTGCGGCAAAATGCAGCATCCTGCATTGAGGACATGTCTTTTTTGACTTATGTCAAATTGAATATTTTTTTGGACTGGACAGAGCCAAATGGAAAACGGACGTTGGGTGTAGGACGCGATTTCCTGGGATTTTGTTCCGGCGGTATCCCAACCAGGGGGACGATAGGAAAAACCCTAGGAAGGGCCCATAGACAAAGAGCGGGGGAGGGGTGTCCGGAAAAAAACCATTCCCAAAAAGCTTCCAAAGGGCTTGAGCTGTTTTCTTTGATTAAAGCTGTTAAAATACAGTGAGTTAAAAAGGTCAGTTTACTGGAACTTTTAATTTTCAGCAGATGGCTGGCTGGATGACATTTTGGAACAAAATTATTTGTGTCCAATGGCAGGATCCTGCGATTTGTCAGCCCAAGTAAATGCCTATTTCTCAGAACTTACTCCGTTCAAAGTTGTTGCACATGTATTCAGATGGGATAGGTAAGTTTTAGGCAAAGCAAGAGCCCACGTTCTCCTTTTTTAGTCGGATTGCGTGGGCTTCATTGACGTTAAAATCGGGAGCTAATGGCGCGTAAACTCTTCAAGCGGAACTAACTTGTCAAGATCGAGAAGGATCAGCAGGCGGTTGTCAAGTTTCCCTACACCCTTGATGTACTCCGATTCGATTCCAGAAACGACTGGTGGTGGCGGTTCAACTGTGTTTGATTGAATGCGAAGTACTTCAGACACTTCATCAACTACGAAGCCAGTTGTCATAGCATGAAGATCTACCACTATGATACGGGTCTGGCTATCATGGACACGATAATCTAGACCAAATCGACCTCGGAGATCAATGACAGGTATCACCTTCCCTCGTAGGTTGATAACACCTTCGACGTAAGGAGGAGCATTTGGAACTTTAGTAATGTCCATGATACGGATAATTTCTTGAACTTTCAGGATGTCAATCCCGAACTCTTCTTCGCCAATGCCGAAGGTCACAAGCTGGAGAAGTTCATTCTCCTGGTTGGTCATAATTGGTTCGCTCATTAACCTCTCCCGAGAGCAAGGATTTTTTTTCCAGAGGGGAGGGCGGTGGATGATGATCCGCCGTCAGATTTCATCTCGTCAATGAGTCGCTTAAGGACTTGAGCTTGGTCAGCTAACTCGGTTACTGCCTGCGCAGATTGTCTCATGCCATCAGCTGTTTCGGATGAAATTCGATTCACAGATTCAATGCTACGATTGATTTCTTCGCTCGTAGCCGATTGCTGTTCAGAAGCTGTAGCAATTGAACGGACTTGATCTGTAGTTTTTTCAGCCAAAGTGACAATTTGTCGTAAGGCGTCACCGGAGTTTGTCGCAAGACTTGTGACCTCTTCGATGTTTTTCCCGGTGCGCTCCACGTTTTCAATGTTCTTCTTAGTGCCATCCTGGATGCCGCGGATTGCGCTCCCGACTTCCTTGGTTGCGGTCATGGTTTTTTCCGCCAGTTTCCTGACCTCGTCAGCGACAACTGCGAATCCCCGTCCGGCGTCACCAGCCCGGGCCGCTTCAATAGCTGCATTAAGAGCCAAAAGGTTAGTTTGGTCAGCTATGTCCGATATGACATTAAGAATCTGTCCGATTCCCTCAGCTTGCTTGCCCAGATTGTCCATGTCAATTTTCATTTCTTGGGATTGGTTTTGGACTTGCCCAATGCCCTTAACTACTTGACTTACCGCTCGTGCTCCTTCTTCCGCTTTGGCTTTTGCCTGATCAGCGGTTGAGGCCGCATTTGATGCGTTCTTAGCTACTTCAAGCACTGTTGCGTTCATTTCTTCCATCGCTGTCGCGGTTTCTGAGATGCTGCGCGCTTGTTCTTCTGAACCTCTGCTTGATTGTTCAATCTGAGCAGATAATTGTTCAGACGCGGAAGTAACGATTTCTACAACACTTTCAAGTTGTTGTGCTGCTTGAAGCATGCCTTCAGCTTTTGCTCTTTCTGCTAATTTCTGCTGAAGTACGACTTCTGTTACGTCGTTAAATAATGTTATCCCGGCTACAACATTATGGTTGTAGTCGTAAATAGGAGAAGCATCAACGTTGACAATTTTTTCTTTGCCAGTCGTTGTCTTCATTTCGACGCGATCCATCTTGATAATGCGCTTTTCTTCTAGGGCTTGTTGGGTAATGGTTTTTTTGTTTTTGTCATTGTAGGCAAAGAAGCCCATGCTGGTTCCGACAAAATCTATTGGGGAGCCATCCTTTTCAAAGAAATCTATGACAGGTTGGTTGGCGAGTAGGATGTTGCCAGATGAGTCACCAATCACACACGGAACGGTTATGCCATTTATGACGCCATCAGCGTACTCGATTTTATTTTTCAGCTCTTTGACCATGGTTCTCAGCGCATCAGCTAAAACGCCGATTTCATCTTTTTGATTAATATCAAGAGTTTGGTTGAAATCACCTTCTGCGACAGCCTTGGCAAACGTGACTCCCTTAATTATTGGTCTGCTAATTATTGACGCTAACCAAAATGCGATAGCTAGCCCAAGAACTATTGCGGTCGCTATTGTTGAAATGATTATTGTGTCAGCTTCCGCGCTTGTAGCTTGAGCTGCTTTTTTCGCATCTTCAAGCTTTTTGTAGCCGGCTTCTTCTGCTGCTTGTGCCTGTTTGATAACATTCAACCCCATAGTTGACATCGATTGTAAAATCAAATTTAAGTTGTCGTCGTTTTTTATCCATGAAGCTGCTGCCTTTTCATAAATAAGCGTAGCTGTTCTGGCATCTTTGATGAGTTGTGTCTCGCTGGGGTCGGTGGTTATCTTTTCCAGTTTGTTGTAGAGCTCCATTAACTCCGGGAGCATCTTTTGCATCGATGCGTAAGATTTTCTGTCTTTATAGTTCACTTCCTCTTTTTCGGCGCGCATGATTTTGAGAGCAAGCTCGTATATGTTTGTGGTGATTATGTAGCGCTGTACGTATTTGTCAAGAGTAGCTGGATCTGCACCATCTTTTTGAGCCTTGGTATAAGCTGATACCTGCATCGACAAAAATTTAGCGGCTGCATCTCCGACGATATTGCCGGTGCGAACCATTTCTTTTACTGCATCACGATTTTCTTTAATCGATTTTACTCCTTCTCTATATTTTTCAGCGTATTTTGCTGTTTCAGACCGAGCAATCTTGGACTTTTCTAAGAGGGTGTCGATGTTGTTTGCACGTGCAATTTCATCCACTTTGTCGAGAAATGAATTAAGCTCTTTGACGTTTTGTTCGGCCCGTAGATGTGCTTCATCCGATTGACTGATAAGATAATTTTTTTCCTCCATGATAGTATTGAGGGCCATGCGCTCGACACCGGTAGCGTATTCTACCGCTTTAGCGTCACGGTCGGTTATACCTATAAGGGCAGAGGATACTTTGCCGATATATGTATAGGCTAAGCCGCCGAATATGACGGTTATGAGTACAAGCGCTAGCGCCCCAGTCATGATTTTCGTTTTGATTTTCAAGTCACTGAAGCGCATATCTGCTCTCCTGTCGTAGTAGTGGTGGATTTCATGAGGTTCTTTGTTGAGTCAACTTCCATGGCTATCCTATTATACAGTTCTATCGGATTGTCACGACTTTCAGAAAAAATATAATACTTGCCTGGAAGTGAGGTGGCGTTTAAATTCCCAGAAGTAACGGCTATCCTCATAGTCTCAGGTGGAAAATTTTATCGCCAACTGTTTGGATAAGCTCATTATCTTGTTTGGTCTGATTTAAACTTTTCCCGAAATGAGGTGGGGGGGGGGCACGAGTGCAGTTTCCTGCATGAGGGTGGCATGCTGACATTCTTACGTAACACATTGAAATAATTGAGAATTATTTATTTCTTCGGGCTGTATGTTTTTCCGTCATCCCCACGATAATTTCCCCTTGACCTCCCCGTCCAGAAACCGTACTTACCCACCTCGCCAACACGGTGCCAACAAGCGCCAACGGGTTGGTCCCCGAAAAAATCCGGGAAACGGAAAATTCGGGGTTGACTTGGGGAAGAGTTCTGAGTAGATAAACCCTTCCCTGATTTGAATCTAGGAGCGTAGCTCAGGGGGAGAGCACTTGCTTGACACACCACAAGCGTGACTTAAGCCCTTAAAATCTTTAAAGAAGCCCCTTTCAAAAAGTGATCTCGTTGGCGAGTTGCCAACGGGATTTTTTGTTTTTTATAGGTCTGTTTTCGATCTCGTTGGCGCAGCTGTGGTCGGACTGTGGCGCGGCTGCCAACTCGGTTTCAAATCCCGCCGATTCTCCTGATCCGTCCCATTTCTCCTTGGCTAGCCCATATCCAGTTGGTCAAATACGAAATTTCTTTCGTTTTTGGGGTAGTTCAGCGGGATGATTCGCAGAGTTCTTCCATTGTCCGCGCTGAAAACCGGCAAATCAATCATTTCCAAAAAGTCCAGTAAACTGGAATTCTGGGACATCAGTCCCACGGTGATTTTGCGCCAACAATCCGATGCTTAATCAGCAGTAATTTATGAACTTTTTGAACATCAACGGCAACGCCAAGTAAACTTCCCAAGCAGAGGCCGATGGGATACTCTCTGCACCTGTCCAACTCAATGACGAAGCAGCAGAACTGATGCGGCTACGTTCAAATACGCAGGTTCCTGCTTTTTTCTGGGGACTAACAGGCTGATGCGCAGATTTCTGTCAGTAAAAACAACGTTACGATTAATATCGTAATAACTTTTTAAACGTTTTGTGGTTCGGCATGGTAGCGCCCGTATTTTTGAAGTATTTGTATGAGGTTGTTGAACTCAATTGGTTTTGATAAGTAGTCATTCATTCCCGATTCGATGAACATTTCTTTGTCTCCTGGCATGGCGTACGCTGTTAAGGCGATGATAGGGATGTTTGCATAAGTAGTTTTGCTTGCTCTGATTCTTTGAGTAGTTTGTATGCCATCTAGTTCAGGCATCTGTATGTCCATGAGAACCAAGTCGTAGTTATTCTGTGAAAGTAATTCTAGAGCAGCTATCCCATTGTTTGCAACATCTATGAATAACCCAATTTTTTTTGCTAAATGTTGCAGTGCTATTTGATTAACTCTTTCGTCTTCTGCTAAAAGTATTTTGATTGAGTCTGTCGGTTTAAAAGTTTGTAGATCAATTAGTTCGTTTTTTTGAGGGAGTAGAGTGTCGCGCTGCTCTGAGTAATAAAATGGCAGCGTTAGATCGACGGTTGTTCCTGCGTTTTCTTCGCTTGAAATACATAATGTTCCTTCCATTGTTTTGACAAGTCTTGTGACAATGGACAGTCCGAGTCCAGTTCCAGATTTGCTTTGCGTATAAGTCCCTTTAATCTGTGTAAACGGCTTAAAAAGTCGTTTGATTTGCTCTTGTGGGATGCCAAGACCAGTGTCAGTTATGGTGAACATTATGGTGATTTTTCTAAATTCTTGACATATTTGAATTGGTGAGGCTGAAACCACAACAGAGCCATCAGATGTCGCTTTTAAGGCGTTTCCTATCAAATTAAAAAGTATTTGACGTACTTTTAGTTCGTCGCCAATCAAAAGAGGTAGATCGTTAACGATATGTGATTCATATTTTATTTTTTTATCTTTTAAAATAGATTTAAAGAGAATTTCCATGTCGGCAAGCATACAGGCTAGAGAAAATTCCGTGACACAAGATATTTCTTTTCCTTGTTCCAGTCTTGCCAAGTCTAAGATCTCATTTACTAGGGCGAGCAATTTTCTCGTAGATTCAAGAGCTAAGGAAGTGTATAATTTTTGTTCAGTTGTGAGATTAGTGCCTTCGCATAGTTGAAGCATGCTCATTATTCCATTGAATGGAGTTCTAATCTCATGGCTCATGGTCGCGAGAAATCTAGATTTAGCTAGGTTGGCTGCTTCTGCATCTTCTTTCGCTTTTATTAACTGTGAAGATGATTTAGATATCCTCTTGATCATATCGTGGAAAGAAAGCATTAGCTGAGTTAATTCATCTTGGTATATGTCTCCCGTGTAATTTATATTAGCGATCGCGGGGTTTTGTGTTAAGTCGTGTAGGATTTCAATGCGCCTTGTTATCGTCTTTTGTGAGTAGTGTCTGAAGATTAATACAGTTAGTAATGTCGCAGCGATGGTAATGGCAAGGCTTAGATGTAAATATTTATTAGCTTCTGTATAAATTGAAGAAGTCGGTATGCCAAACAGGAAGTACATGAATGGGGTGTTGGATTCATTTGTTGTTATGTTTATGAAGCTGTAGAATTTTTCAATGTTATCTGATCCAAGGTCAATGAAACTGTTTTCTGAATCTGAACTTGAGATTTTTTTCCAAAAATCTTCTCGAAGCTTTGAGCCTGTTTGATAATGTTTCGGATCTGGCGGAAGTCTGAGTAAACTTATGCCGTTGTGGTCAAATATTCTTATGAAAGAACCTTCTGGTAGATAAGTTTTCGAAA is from Solidesulfovibrio magneticus RS-1 and encodes:
- a CDS encoding chemotaxis protein CheW, with the protein product MSEPIMTNQENELLQLVTFGIGEEEFGIDILKVQEIIRIMDITKVPNAPPYVEGVINLRGKVIPVIDLRGRFGLDYRVHDSQTRIIVVDLHAMTTGFVVDEVSEVLRIQSNTVEPPPPVVSGIESEYIKGVGKLDNRLLILLDLDKLVPLEEFTRH
- a CDS encoding methyl-accepting chemotaxis protein yields the protein MRFSDLKIKTKIMTGALALVLITVIFGGLAYTYIGKVSSALIGITDRDAKAVEYATGVERMALNTIMEEKNYLISQSDEAHLRAEQNVKELNSFLDKVDEIARANNIDTLLEKSKIARSETAKYAEKYREGVKSIKENRDAVKEMVRTGNIVGDAAAKFLSMQVSAYTKAQKDGADPATLDKYVQRYIITTNIYELALKIMRAEKEEVNYKDRKSYASMQKMLPELMELYNKLEKITTDPSETQLIKDARTATLIYEKAAASWIKNDDNLNLILQSMSTMGLNVIKQAQAAEEAGYKKLEDAKKAAQATSAEADTIIISTIATAIVLGLAIAFWLASIISRPIIKGVTFAKAVAEGDFNQTLDINQKDEIGVLADALRTMVKELKNKIEYADGVINGITVPCVIGDSSGNILLANQPVIDFFEKDGSPIDFVGTSMGFFAYNDKNKKTITQQALEEKRIIKMDRVEMKTTTGKEKIVNVDASPIYDYNHNVVAGITLFNDVTEVVLQQKLAERAKAEGMLQAAQQLESVVEIVTSASEQLSAQIEQSSRGSEEQARSISETATAMEEMNATVLEVAKNASNAASTADQAKAKAEEGARAVSQVVKGIGQVQNQSQEMKIDMDNLGKQAEGIGQILNVISDIADQTNLLALNAAIEAARAGDAGRGFAVVADEVRKLAEKTMTATKEVGSAIRGIQDGTKKNIENVERTGKNIEEVTSLATNSGDALRQIVTLAEKTTDQVRSIATASEQQSATSEEINRSIESVNRISSETADGMRQSAQAVTELADQAQVLKRLIDEMKSDGGSSSTALPSGKKILALGRG
- a CDS encoding ATP-binding protein, whose amino-acid sequence is MRKIKNRVIVLMLASLVPILVILTLLNYKVRSQNYTIAEKNISHAIHEIKFFQLSLTTKTREILSLLSQEDEVQQIDTASMSKLFSSILLSNGEIYSNLFFCDLNGNVIASGKQMHDATNSSTRKYFTDAIKTGKFSTGEYIVGRITNNPVFHFSYPVKNHSNKTLGVLVISINLNKLDAIFSKTYLPEGSFIRIFDHNGISLLRLPPDPKHYQTGSKLREDFWKKISSSDSENSFIDLGSDNIEKFYSFINITTNESNTPFMYFLFGIPTSSIYTEANKYLHLSLAITIAATLLTVLIFRHYSQKTITRRIEILHDLTQNPAIANINYTGDIYQDELTQLMLSFHDMIKRISKSSSQLIKAKEDAEAANLAKSRFLATMSHEIRTPFNGIMSMLQLCEGTNLTTEQKLYTSLALESTRKLLALVNEILDLARLEQGKEISCVTEFSLACMLADMEILFKSILKDKKIKYESHIVNDLPLLIGDELKVRQILFNLIGNALKATSDGSVVVSASPIQICQEFRKITIMFTITDTGLGIPQEQIKRLFKPFTQIKGTYTQSKSGTGLGLSIVTRLVKTMEGTLCISSEENAGTTVDLTLPFYYSEQRDTLLPQKNELIDLQTFKPTDSIKILLAEDERVNQIALQHLAKKIGLFIDVANNGIAALELLSQNNYDLVLMDIQMPELDGIQTTQRIRASKTTYANIPIIALTAYAMPGDKEMFIESGMNDYLSKPIEFNNLIQILQKYGRYHAEPQNV